A DNA window from Streptomyces sp. 71268 contains the following coding sequences:
- a CDS encoding polysaccharide lyase family 7 protein, with product MTHNDSARPGRGRRGRLALASALPVAALTTALVAPVSVHAADAPAGPDAPAAAQGGRPDLPSEVLDLDNWKVTLPIGEEEKPTEIFQPELDGYSKDPYFTVTRSGKAVRFRAPVNGVTTSGSKNPRTELREMESDGSDEIEWSSTSGKHTMTVREAFTHLPEGKPHVVGAQIHGGDDDVTALRLEGTKLYVTKGDTTHHHLITDDYRLGTVFTVRYVVAKGQVKVYFNGRLETTIAHSDPTNYFKTGAYTQAHCGNSSPCADDNYGEVEIRDVRVRHQD from the coding sequence GTGACACACAACGACTCCGCACGCCCCGGGCGGGGCAGGCGCGGCCGGCTGGCCCTGGCGTCCGCCCTGCCGGTCGCCGCCCTCACCACGGCGCTCGTCGCGCCGGTGTCCGTGCACGCTGCCGACGCGCCGGCCGGCCCCGACGCGCCCGCCGCCGCCCAGGGCGGCCGTCCCGACCTGCCGTCCGAGGTGTTGGACCTCGACAACTGGAAGGTGACGCTGCCCATCGGGGAGGAGGAGAAGCCCACGGAGATCTTCCAACCCGAACTCGACGGCTACTCCAAGGACCCGTACTTCACGGTCACCAGGTCCGGCAAGGCGGTCAGGTTCCGCGCCCCCGTCAACGGCGTCACGACCAGCGGGTCGAAGAACCCCCGTACCGAACTGCGGGAGATGGAGAGCGACGGCTCGGACGAGATCGAGTGGTCATCGACCTCCGGCAAGCACACCATGACCGTCCGCGAGGCGTTCACCCACCTCCCGGAGGGCAAGCCGCACGTCGTCGGCGCCCAGATCCACGGTGGTGACGACGACGTCACCGCCCTGCGCCTGGAGGGCACCAAGCTCTACGTCACCAAGGGCGACACCACCCACCACCACCTGATCACCGACGACTACCGGCTCGGCACGGTCTTCACCGTCCGCTACGTGGTCGCGAAGGGCCAGGTCAAGGTGTACTTCAACGGCAGGTTGGAGACGACCATCGCCCACTCCGACCCCACCAACTACTTCAAGACCGGCGCCTACACCCAGGCGCACTGCGGCAACTCCTCACCGTGCGCCGACGACAACTACGGCGAGGTCGAGATCCGCGACGTGCGCGTCAGGCACCAGGACTGA